Proteins from a single region of Nocardioides anomalus:
- a CDS encoding flagellar hook-length control protein FliK: MRVSTGPAAPATLPGAADGAGPLGDPAAAPATGFEALLAALVPSALLPVPVPVPLPVGTDADAGAPGTPVPDVAAAAPAPAPAPALVPATAPPAAAATPTAPPAPTRDPAQPAPEATAEPAASPTPAAPATPTSTTPTTDAAATTTQAPAAPAAPAAPAAPAATVAPVAVPAPPTIAAPEPRSATPGPQPVHRQVFEGIERLASSGTGVHRLTLRLDPGTLGEVRVHLTVRDGLVRVRLGAGVEAGAALREGAPQLERLLQQSRGTEDVRVAVHRLAEPAGPAATGLGGLTAAAATSSTAAAPAAASPTPLDGSAGQPSDLLGAHQGSEWSGAGTGHPGAPAGTRRATTARDGDQDRVRGPGSAEPASRTSGVDVRM, encoded by the coding sequence ATGCGCGTCTCCACCGGGCCCGCCGCGCCGGCCACGCTGCCCGGTGCCGCCGACGGGGCTGGTCCCCTGGGGGACCCCGCCGCCGCCCCCGCGACCGGCTTCGAGGCGCTGCTGGCCGCCCTGGTCCCCAGCGCGCTGCTCCCCGTGCCGGTGCCCGTGCCCCTGCCGGTCGGGACCGACGCCGACGCGGGTGCTCCCGGCACCCCGGTTCCGGATGTCGCCGCCGCGGCCCCGGCCCCGGCCCCGGCCCCGGCACTGGTCCCGGCCACCGCTCCTCCGGCTGCCGCCGCCACCCCCACGGCCCCGCCCGCGCCGACCCGGGACCCGGCGCAGCCGGCCCCGGAGGCGACGGCCGAGCCGGCCGCGAGCCCGACGCCCGCAGCGCCGGCGACCCCCACCTCGACGACCCCCACCACCGACGCCGCGGCGACGACCACCCAGGCGCCGGCGGCACCGGCGGCACCGGCGGCACCGGCGGCACCGGCGGCCACGGTCGCACCGGTCGCCGTGCCGGCGCCGCCCACGATCGCCGCACCCGAGCCGCGGTCCGCGACGCCGGGCCCGCAGCCGGTGCACCGCCAGGTCTTCGAGGGCATCGAGCGGCTGGCCAGCTCGGGCACCGGGGTGCACCGCCTCACGCTCCGGCTCGACCCGGGCACGCTCGGTGAGGTCCGCGTGCACCTGACCGTGCGCGACGGCCTGGTCCGGGTGCGCCTCGGGGCCGGCGTCGAGGCCGGCGCCGCGCTCCGCGAAGGGGCGCCCCAGCTCGAGCGGCTGCTGCAGCAGAGCCGCGGCACCGAGGACGTCCGCGTCGCCGTGCACCGCCTGGCCGAGCCGGCGGGCCCGGCCGCCACCGGCCTCGGCGGGCTCACCGCGGCCGCCGCGACGAGCAGCACCGCCGCCGCCCCCGCCGCGGCGAGCCCCACCCCGCTGGACGGCTCGGCCGGACAGCCCTCAGACCTGCTCGGGGCCCACCAGGGCTCGGAGTGGTCCGGTGCCGGCACCGGACACCCAGGAGCACCCGCAGGGACGCGGCGTGCCACCACTGCCAGGGACGGCGACCAGGACCGGGTCCGAGGACCCGGCTCCGCCGAACCGGCGTCGCGCACCTCCGGTGTCGACGTGCGCATGTGA
- a CDS encoding flagellar hook-basal body complex protein, which yields MLRSLFAGISGLRANQSALDVAGNNIANANTVGFKSSSAIFQDTLSQMLTGGSRANGARGGGNPVQVGLGVQLAATALNLGQGSAQPTGRPTDLMISGDGLFVVKADGEQLYTRAGAFTFDDQGVLVTPSGARVQGYQLDANGDPTGAPGDITLDPANAVPAAPAGVQLKSYSFGSDGKLTGVFDDGVSRQLGQIALADFNNPMGLERIGETAFRASPSSGTPQLDVPSEGRRGTIMAGTLEMSNVDLAAEFTNLILAQRGFQASSRVISTSDQVLEDLVNIKR from the coding sequence ATGCTCCGCTCCCTCTTCGCCGGCATCAGCGGCCTGCGCGCCAACCAGTCCGCGCTCGACGTGGCCGGCAACAACATCGCCAACGCCAACACCGTCGGCTTCAAGTCGTCCTCGGCGATCTTCCAGGACACCCTGAGCCAGATGCTGACCGGCGGCTCGCGGGCCAACGGCGCCCGCGGCGGCGGCAACCCGGTCCAGGTCGGCCTGGGCGTCCAGCTCGCGGCCACCGCGCTCAACCTGGGCCAGGGCTCGGCGCAGCCGACGGGCCGGCCCACCGACCTGATGATCTCCGGCGACGGGCTCTTCGTGGTCAAGGCCGACGGCGAGCAGCTCTACACCCGCGCCGGCGCCTTCACCTTCGACGACCAGGGCGTCCTGGTCACCCCGTCCGGCGCCCGTGTCCAGGGCTACCAGCTCGACGCGAACGGCGATCCGACCGGCGCCCCCGGCGACATCACCCTCGACCCGGCCAACGCGGTCCCGGCCGCCCCCGCCGGCGTGCAGCTGAAGTCCTACAGCTTCGGCAGCGACGGCAAGCTCACCGGCGTCTTCGACGACGGCGTCAGCCGCCAGCTCGGCCAGATCGCCCTGGCCGACTTCAACAACCCGATGGGGCTGGAGCGGATCGGCGAGACCGCCTTCCGCGCCTCGCCGAGCTCCGGGACGCCCCAGCTGGACGTGCCGAGCGAGGGCCGGCGCGGCACGATCATGGCCGGCACGCTGGAGATGTCGAACGTCGACCTGGCCGCCGAGTTCACCAACCTGATCCTGGCCCAGCGCGGCTTCCAGGCCAGCTCGCGCGTCATCAGCACCTCCGACCAGGTGCTCGAGGACCTGGTCAACATCAAGCGCTGA
- the fliN gene encoding flagellar motor switch protein FliN encodes MTTTPLAAPAEHLALAAGEAAAAVLPAADLLTASTTAPAGPDIAAPYAGAVVAALAGGLDGTVALLVGQELVHAVESGPGIDLAGAAQPALDAVGAVLGGSAQVGRVVPAALALAQFAGPCTAVTLTDGRGPAAVLLVSDGLLASGAPSLPAPAPVAAPAAAPAAGSPAGRLVGSSRGLEVLHGVDMEVTVELGRSRLTVRELLALAPGQVLELDRAAGSPADLLVNGLLIARGEVVVVDEDFGLRITEIVDESVAS; translated from the coding sequence ATGACCACCACCCCGCTCGCCGCCCCCGCCGAGCACCTCGCGCTCGCCGCCGGCGAGGCGGCCGCCGCCGTCCTGCCGGCCGCCGACCTGCTCACCGCGAGCACCACGGCCCCCGCCGGACCGGACATCGCCGCGCCGTACGCCGGCGCCGTGGTCGCCGCGCTGGCCGGTGGCCTCGACGGCACCGTCGCCCTCCTGGTCGGCCAGGAGCTGGTCCACGCGGTGGAGAGCGGTCCGGGCATCGACCTGGCCGGCGCCGCGCAGCCCGCCCTCGACGCCGTCGGCGCCGTGCTCGGCGGCTCGGCCCAGGTCGGACGCGTCGTGCCCGCCGCGCTGGCCCTGGCCCAGTTCGCCGGCCCCTGCACCGCGGTGACCCTGACCGACGGTCGCGGCCCCGCCGCCGTCCTCCTCGTCTCCGACGGGCTGCTCGCCTCGGGCGCACCCAGCCTCCCGGCCCCCGCGCCGGTGGCCGCGCCCGCCGCCGCGCCCGCCGCCGGCTCTCCTGCCGGCCGGCTCGTCGGCTCGTCGCGCGGCCTGGAGGTGCTGCACGGCGTCGACATGGAGGTGACCGTCGAGCTCGGCCGCAGCCGGCTGACCGTCCGGGAGCTGCTCGCCCTCGCCCCCGGGCAGGTGCTGGAGCTGGACCGCGCCGCGGGCAGCCCCGCCGACCTGCTCGTCAACGGGCTGCTGATCGCCCGCGGCGAGGTCGTCGTCGTGGACGAGGACTTCGGGCTGCGGATCACCGAGATCGTGGACGAGAGCGTCGCCAGCTGA
- a CDS encoding flagellar FliJ family protein, whose amino-acid sequence MIADDRGLAAVARVREVREQDSRMGLVHADREHRAVVARAEELDHLVDTHQAAAGEPLPAGQWAAQRTVLGTVAAAARRTHREADAAGVVRTAAQEHWQQDRSRLRAVETLLERRAEARRAEAARAEGRLLDDLGAQRWLRAREEQAE is encoded by the coding sequence GTGATTGCCGACGACCGCGGCCTGGCCGCCGTGGCCCGCGTCCGCGAGGTCCGCGAGCAGGACTCGCGGATGGGGCTGGTCCACGCCGACCGCGAGCACCGGGCCGTGGTGGCCCGCGCCGAGGAGCTCGACCACCTCGTGGACACCCACCAGGCCGCTGCCGGCGAGCCCCTGCCCGCCGGGCAGTGGGCGGCGCAGCGCACCGTGCTCGGCACCGTGGCCGCCGCCGCCCGGCGTACCCACCGGGAGGCGGACGCCGCCGGCGTGGTCCGCACCGCAGCGCAGGAGCACTGGCAGCAGGACCGCAGCCGGCTGCGCGCCGTGGAGACCCTGCTCGAGCGCCGCGCCGAGGCCCGCCGGGCCGAGGCGGCGCGCGCCGAGGGCCGGCTCCTCGACGACCTCGGCGCTCAGCGCTGGCTGCGCGCCCGCGAGGAGCAGGCCGAGTGA
- a CDS encoding transglycosylase SLT domain-containing protein: MSVSEVTSRIAQIQSQLAQLAPRTAGSGASARTSFSSALDGASQASGTSSTAGSALLDGAADASTLAGLGIDTSGLGEQGSTSGADVVAEARKYLGIPYVWGGTDPQKGLDCSGLVQLVYKNLGVDLPRVSRDQAREGTAVPSLDQAQPGDLLAFGSPVHHIAIYAGNGQMIEAPRPGLDVRVSDVYETPSAIRRVLDPSAAAPTSALLGAGGLGAPSGTAAVAGVPYADLFNQAGLEHQVDARLLAAVARQESGFDPSAVSPAGAQGMMQLMPGTAAGLGVTDSFDPAQAVDGAAKLLSQLLDRFGSTPLALAAYNAGPGAVMRYDGVPPYPETQNYVRSVMGMLGSS; this comes from the coding sequence GTGAGCGTCAGCGAGGTCACCAGCCGGATCGCCCAGATCCAGAGCCAGCTCGCCCAGCTGGCCCCGCGCACCGCCGGCAGCGGCGCGTCCGCGCGTACGTCGTTCAGCAGCGCGCTCGACGGCGCATCGCAGGCCTCGGGCACCTCCAGCACGGCCGGCAGCGCGCTGCTCGACGGAGCCGCCGACGCCTCGACGCTGGCCGGCCTCGGCATCGACACCTCCGGCCTGGGTGAGCAGGGGTCGACCTCCGGCGCTGACGTCGTGGCCGAGGCCCGCAAGTACCTCGGCATCCCCTACGTCTGGGGTGGCACCGACCCGCAGAAGGGGCTCGACTGCTCCGGGCTGGTGCAGCTGGTCTACAAGAACCTCGGCGTGGACCTCCCCCGCGTCTCGCGCGACCAGGCCCGCGAGGGCACCGCGGTCCCCAGCCTGGACCAGGCCCAGCCCGGCGACCTGCTCGCGTTCGGCTCGCCCGTGCACCACATCGCGATCTACGCCGGCAACGGCCAGATGATCGAGGCGCCCCGGCCCGGTCTCGACGTCCGCGTCAGCGACGTCTACGAGACACCGAGCGCGATCCGCCGCGTCCTCGACCCGTCCGCGGCCGCGCCCACCTCCGCCCTGCTCGGCGCCGGCGGGCTCGGCGCCCCGAGCGGCACCGCCGCTGTCGCGGGCGTGCCGTACGCCGACCTGTTCAACCAGGCCGGCCTGGAGCACCAGGTCGACGCCCGCCTGCTCGCCGCCGTGGCGCGCCAGGAGTCCGGCTTCGACCCGAGCGCGGTCAGCCCGGCCGGCGCCCAGGGGATGATGCAGCTGATGCCGGGCACCGCCGCCGGCCTCGGCGTCACCGACAGCTTCGACCCGGCGCAGGCCGTGGACGGCGCCGCCAAGCTGCTGTCGCAGCTGCTCGACCGCTTCGGGAGCACCCCCCTCGCGCTGGCGGCGTACAACGCCGGGCCGGGTGCGGTCATGCGCTACGACGGCGTCCCGCCGTACCCCGAGACCCAGAACTACGTCCGCTCGGTCATGGGCATGCTGGGGAGCAGCTGA
- a CDS encoding motility protein A, with protein sequence MDSATAIGVGGGFAVIIGANVMEGGNPSSLIQIPALVLVFGATLCVTLAGGTLADAKNAVAALKKAFTGKVTPAADVVPTIVGLADKARREGLLALEDAVKDIDDELLVKGVSLAIDGNDPEEVRTILESEVIAKRRADKQAAKFFSDAGAYAPTIGIIGTVMGLVHVLENLARPEELGHLIAAAFLATLWGVMSANAMWLPIGNRLKRLSELDVARMEVVIEGVSAIQSGANPRVVRHRLVSLLPAEEQSALAEAA encoded by the coding sequence ATGGACAGCGCGACCGCGATCGGCGTCGGCGGCGGGTTCGCCGTCATCATCGGCGCCAACGTGATGGAGGGCGGCAACCCCTCCAGCCTCATCCAGATCCCGGCCCTCGTGCTGGTCTTCGGCGCCACGCTCTGCGTGACCCTGGCCGGCGGCACCCTGGCCGACGCCAAGAACGCCGTGGCCGCCCTCAAGAAGGCCTTCACCGGCAAGGTGACGCCGGCCGCCGACGTCGTGCCGACGATCGTGGGGCTGGCCGACAAGGCCCGGCGCGAGGGCCTGCTGGCCCTCGAGGACGCCGTCAAGGACATCGACGACGAGCTCCTGGTCAAGGGGGTGTCGCTGGCCATCGACGGCAACGACCCCGAGGAGGTCCGGACCATCCTCGAGTCCGAGGTCATCGCCAAGCGGCGCGCCGACAAGCAGGCGGCCAAGTTCTTCAGCGACGCCGGCGCCTACGCGCCGACCATCGGCATCATCGGCACGGTCATGGGCCTGGTCCACGTGCTCGAGAACCTGGCCCGGCCCGAGGAGCTCGGTCACCTGATCGCCGCCGCGTTCCTCGCCACCCTGTGGGGCGTCATGTCGGCCAACGCGATGTGGCTGCCGATCGGCAACCGGCTCAAGCGGCTCAGCGAGCTCGACGTGGCCCGCATGGAGGTCGTCATCGAGGGCGTCTCGGCCATCCAGTCCGGCGCCAACCCGCGGGTGGTCCGCCACCGCCTGGTCTCGCTGCTGCCCGCCGAGGAGCAGTCGGCCCTGGCCGAGGCGGCCTGA
- a CDS encoding OmpA/MotB family protein gives MSAPRRSRLHEEHEEHENHERWLVTYADMVTLLMVLFIVMFAMSQVDEKKFMALKEGLAAGFANSASVLPGSDTLLEQSGTSPMAPIAPDHRVEDITKLTVGALDAPRDAQSAEHRAQALDEAKKLGGIAGEVREALNAQGLADDVTTSIDERGLVISLVSKHVTFKADQATLTPRGAAVVDALGPVLRRLSEDIEVAGHTNQVPVTPRYYATDWDLSAARAVTVLRRLNEQLGLPADRLSVAAYGNTRPLVDPTQPGSQSINKRVDLVVLSSADEQTRALLQRYAGQATADATAEQPAGTAGTAGKAGKDGTTGGAETQAGAGADAGHTTTEKGRHS, from the coding sequence GTGAGCGCCCCCCGACGTTCCCGGCTCCACGAGGAGCACGAGGAGCACGAGAACCACGAGCGGTGGCTGGTCACCTACGCCGACATGGTCACGCTGCTGATGGTGCTGTTCATCGTCATGTTCGCGATGAGCCAGGTCGACGAGAAGAAGTTCATGGCCCTCAAGGAGGGACTCGCGGCCGGCTTCGCCAACAGCGCCTCGGTGCTGCCCGGTTCCGACACCCTGCTGGAGCAGTCCGGCACGTCGCCCATGGCGCCGATCGCCCCCGACCACCGCGTCGAGGACATCACCAAGCTCACCGTCGGCGCCCTCGACGCGCCGCGCGACGCCCAGAGCGCCGAGCACCGCGCCCAGGCGCTGGACGAGGCCAAGAAGCTGGGCGGCATCGCCGGCGAGGTCCGGGAGGCGCTCAACGCCCAGGGCCTGGCCGACGACGTGACGACCAGCATCGACGAGCGCGGGCTGGTCATCAGCCTGGTCTCCAAGCACGTGACCTTCAAGGCCGACCAGGCCACCCTCACCCCCCGCGGTGCGGCCGTCGTCGATGCCCTCGGGCCGGTCCTGCGCCGGCTGTCGGAGGACATCGAGGTCGCCGGCCACACCAACCAGGTCCCGGTGACCCCCCGGTACTACGCGACCGACTGGGACCTGTCCGCGGCGCGCGCCGTCACCGTCCTGCGCCGCCTGAACGAGCAGCTCGGTCTCCCCGCCGACCGGCTGTCCGTGGCGGCGTACGGCAACACGCGGCCGCTGGTCGACCCGACCCAGCCGGGCTCGCAGTCGATCAACAAGCGCGTCGACCTGGTCGTGCTGTCCTCGGCCGACGAGCAGACGCGCGCGCTGCTCCAGAGGTACGCCGGGCAGGCGACGGCCGACGCGACCGCCGAGCAGCCGGCCGGCACGGCCGGGACGGCCGGGAAGGCCGGGAAGGACGGGACGACCGGCGGCGCCGAGACGCAGGCCGGGGCCGGAGCCGACGCGGGACACACCACGACCGAGAAGGGACGACACTCATGA
- a CDS encoding flagellar basal body-associated FliL family protein — MSTAEAEAVEEAKGGKKKLLIIVLVLVLGAAAAWWFLLRSPAGAKDEPEPGEVVALDPIQVNLAEGHYLSVGIALQTVKGAEELDGSKALDAVIELYSGLDQSELVKPKGRQKLKAELRKELAHLYHDEVMDVYLTQFVTQ, encoded by the coding sequence ATGAGCACCGCCGAGGCCGAGGCCGTCGAGGAGGCGAAGGGCGGCAAGAAGAAGCTGCTGATCATCGTGCTCGTGCTGGTGCTCGGCGCGGCCGCAGCCTGGTGGTTCCTGCTGCGCTCCCCCGCCGGCGCCAAGGACGAGCCGGAGCCGGGCGAGGTCGTGGCCCTCGACCCGATCCAGGTCAACCTGGCCGAGGGGCACTACCTGAGCGTCGGGATCGCCCTGCAGACGGTCAAGGGCGCCGAGGAGCTCGACGGCAGCAAGGCGCTGGACGCGGTCATCGAGCTCTACAGCGGACTGGACCAGTCCGAGCTGGTCAAGCCCAAGGGCCGGCAGAAGCTCAAGGCCGAGCTGCGCAAGGAGCTCGCGCACCTTTACCACGACGAGGTGATGGACGTGTACCTGACGCAGTTCGTCACCCAGTAG
- a CDS encoding flagellar motor switch protein FliM → MEVPSTMHPSTGAAARRRAGGIVDRPAASYDFRRPLQLSREHSRVLQGVFDGFARQATTIFTSTLRTVCQVNLESVEQRTYAEYVESLGSMTYLTKFSAEPMPGLGVIELPLPAVMSCVDHMLGGPGATDQPQRVLTDIESVVVRGLVDRLLDGLRYGVSELVAIEPVATGVEYSPQFAQVASGNDVILAVTLTARINEQPHRLTVCLPFNGLLPHLTAAAAPAPVSNRERAERAAAAELLDRRLQDVPVDVAVRFRRTLLTPDAFASLRAGDVLRFGHPASAPLDVVVDEAVFAHATAGSTGATLAARIVSTPQELR, encoded by the coding sequence GTGGAGGTCCCGTCGACGATGCACCCGAGCACGGGCGCGGCTGCGCGCCGTCGCGCCGGCGGCATCGTCGACCGACCTGCCGCCAGCTACGACTTCCGGCGCCCGCTCCAGCTCTCCCGCGAGCACAGCCGGGTCCTGCAGGGCGTGTTCGACGGCTTCGCCCGCCAGGCCACCACGATCTTCACCTCCACCCTGCGCACGGTGTGCCAGGTCAACCTGGAGTCCGTCGAGCAGCGCACCTACGCGGAGTACGTCGAGTCGCTCGGCTCGATGACCTACCTGACCAAGTTCTCCGCCGAGCCGATGCCCGGCCTGGGCGTGATCGAGCTGCCGCTGCCCGCGGTCATGTCCTGCGTGGACCACATGCTCGGCGGCCCCGGCGCCACCGACCAGCCGCAGCGGGTCCTCACCGACATCGAGTCGGTCGTGGTCCGCGGCCTGGTCGACCGGCTGCTGGACGGCCTGCGCTACGGCGTGTCGGAGCTGGTGGCCATCGAGCCGGTCGCGACCGGCGTGGAGTACAGCCCCCAGTTCGCCCAGGTCGCCAGCGGCAACGACGTGATCCTGGCCGTCACCCTGACCGCCCGGATCAACGAGCAGCCGCACCGGCTCACGGTGTGCCTGCCCTTCAACGGCCTGCTCCCCCACCTGACCGCCGCGGCCGCCCCGGCCCCGGTCTCCAACCGCGAGCGCGCCGAGCGCGCCGCCGCGGCCGAGCTGCTGGACCGCCGGCTCCAGGACGTCCCGGTGGACGTCGCGGTCCGCTTCCGCCGCACCCTCCTCACGCCCGACGCCTTCGCCTCGCTGCGCGCCGGCGACGTGCTCCGCTTCGGCCACCCCGCCTCCGCGCCGCTGGACGTCGTCGTCGACGAGGCCGTCTTCGCCCACGCCACGGCCGGCTCCACCGGCGCCACCCTCGCCGCCCGCATCGTCTCGACCCCGCAGGAGCTCCGATGA
- a CDS encoding flagellar hook capping FlgD N-terminal domain-containing protein, which yields MTIGATEGTTAAQSGNGLGVTSTSGSKDKDMFLQLLVAQMKYQDPTNPTDSSQFLAQSAQFTSLEKMESIADQTGLLLGSSLAFGASGLVGRTVTFTLDDGTQGTGVVSGVQFGTSGPVLTVGDHQVPVSNLVSVTDGSAAPTS from the coding sequence GTGACCATCGGCGCGACCGAGGGCACGACCGCCGCCCAGTCCGGGAACGGACTGGGTGTCACCAGCACCAGCGGCTCCAAGGACAAGGACATGTTCCTGCAGCTGCTGGTGGCCCAGATGAAGTACCAGGACCCGACGAACCCGACCGACTCCAGCCAGTTCCTGGCCCAGTCGGCGCAGTTCACGTCCCTGGAGAAGATGGAGTCCATCGCCGACCAGACCGGGCTGCTGCTCGGCAGCTCGCTCGCCTTCGGGGCCAGCGGTCTGGTCGGACGCACGGTGACCTTCACCCTCGACGACGGCACCCAGGGCACCGGCGTCGTCAGCGGCGTGCAGTTCGGCACGTCCGGCCCGGTCCTGACCGTGGGCGACCACCAGGTCCCGGTCTCGAACCTCGTGAGCGTCACCGACGGCTCCGCTGCGCCCACCTCCTGA
- a CDS encoding FliI/YscN family ATPase: protein MTTAVLERVRSQALAAARPVHRGQVVEAMGLHLRVGGLRAAVGDLLEIEDSGLLAEVAATDTRGLVCLPLGHTRGIEVGATVRHTGAPLQIRVGAELTGRVLDGLGRPVDDGPSLDHLPLVGVDNDTPAALSRPRIDTPLGLGVRALDALVPVGRGQRLGIMAGSGVGKSSLLSMIARGTEAEISVIALVGERGREVREFLEADLGPEGLARSVVVVATSDAPPVERLRAAFVATRIAEFFRDEGRHVVLMMDSLTRVAMAQRELGLSAGEPPATRGYPPSVFALLPRLLERAGTAPTGSITGLYTVLVEGDDLQDPVGDTARSILDGHVVLSRRLATSGHFPAIDVLESISRVTGAVTTSEQRGDAVRLRRMLAAHRDVRELVEIGAYVGGTDPDADAALARAGAIDDFLRQDMDDSTPRTETWQQLAGLVAP, encoded by the coding sequence GTGACCACCGCGGTGCTCGAGCGGGTCCGCTCCCAGGCCCTGGCCGCCGCCCGACCGGTCCACCGCGGTCAGGTCGTCGAGGCCATGGGCCTCCACCTGCGGGTCGGCGGGCTGAGGGCGGCCGTCGGCGACCTGCTGGAGATCGAGGACTCCGGCCTGCTCGCCGAGGTCGCCGCCACCGACACCCGGGGCCTGGTCTGCCTGCCGCTGGGCCACACCCGCGGCATCGAGGTCGGCGCGACGGTCCGGCACACGGGCGCGCCGCTGCAGATCCGCGTGGGCGCCGAGCTGACCGGCCGCGTCCTCGACGGGCTCGGCCGGCCCGTCGACGACGGACCGTCCCTGGACCACCTGCCGCTCGTCGGTGTGGACAACGACACCCCGGCCGCGCTGAGCCGCCCGCGCATCGACACCCCCCTCGGCCTGGGCGTGCGCGCCCTGGACGCGCTGGTGCCCGTCGGGCGCGGGCAGCGGCTCGGCATCATGGCCGGCTCCGGCGTCGGCAAGTCCAGCCTGCTGTCGATGATCGCCCGCGGCACCGAGGCCGAGATCTCCGTCATCGCCCTGGTCGGCGAGCGCGGCCGCGAGGTCCGCGAGTTCCTCGAGGCCGACCTCGGTCCCGAGGGCCTGGCCCGCTCGGTCGTCGTCGTGGCGACCTCCGACGCCCCGCCCGTCGAGCGGTTGCGCGCGGCCTTCGTGGCCACCCGGATCGCCGAGTTCTTCCGCGACGAGGGCCGCCACGTCGTGCTGATGATGGACAGCCTCACCCGGGTGGCCATGGCCCAGCGCGAGCTCGGCCTCTCCGCCGGCGAGCCGCCCGCGACCCGCGGCTACCCGCCGAGCGTCTTCGCGCTCCTCCCCCGTCTGCTCGAGCGGGCCGGCACCGCGCCCACGGGCTCGATCACCGGGCTCTACACCGTCCTGGTCGAGGGCGACGACCTGCAGGACCCCGTCGGTGACACGGCGCGCTCCATCCTGGACGGCCACGTCGTCCTCAGCCGACGACTGGCCACCTCGGGCCACTTCCCCGCGATCGACGTCCTCGAGTCCATCTCCCGGGTCACCGGCGCCGTGACCACGTCCGAGCAGCGTGGCGACGCGGTCCGCCTGCGGCGGATGCTGGCGGCGCACCGCGACGTGCGCGAGCTGGTCGAGATCGGGGCGTACGTCGGGGGCACCGACCCCGACGCCGACGCCGCGCTGGCCCGCGCCGGCGCCATCGACGACTTCCTGCGCCAGGACATGGACGACAGCACCCCGCGCACCGAGACCTGGCAGCAGCTGGCCGGGCTGGTGGCCCCGTGA
- a CDS encoding flagellar FlbD family protein yields the protein MIRLTRLSGAPFVLNADLIERIDRTPDTVITLGDGTKYVAAEDIDTVVTAIRMHRAEIIALSEYVRVDFGEQQAEGRETLASVTDLTTAAGAVRSDEGVR from the coding sequence ATGATCCGGCTGACCCGACTCTCGGGCGCCCCGTTCGTGCTGAACGCGGACCTGATCGAGCGCATCGACCGCACCCCCGACACGGTCATCACGCTCGGCGACGGCACCAAGTACGTCGCCGCGGAGGACATCGACACGGTCGTGACCGCGATCCGCATGCACCGGGCCGAGATCATCGCGCTCAGCGAGTACGTCCGCGTGGACTTCGGCGAGCAGCAGGCCGAGGGCCGAGAGACCCTGGCCAGCGTCACCGACCTGACGACCGCCGCCGGCGCCGTTCGCAGCGACGAGGGGGTGCGCTGA
- a CDS encoding flagellar biosynthetic protein FliO yields MTELVVRLVFSLAVVLGLLLLCVRFAGRRFTSRGDALVQVVHRQAISRSAAVSVVNVGGRVLVLGTTEQEVRLLTELDPASLELDDDTDAHDADEESDELLRTLDHPALAVVRDRPTSIALELLAQEPQALVTEPAAQPVAPAAHGRHAAPRHGGARRAAPRPSRAARTPQASRTATKDTPLAGSVLSPSTWKQAWGAATGRAS; encoded by the coding sequence ATGACCGAGCTCGTCGTCCGGCTGGTCTTCTCGCTGGCCGTGGTCCTGGGACTGCTGCTGCTCTGCGTGCGCTTCGCCGGACGCCGCTTCACCAGCCGCGGCGACGCCCTGGTCCAGGTCGTGCACCGCCAGGCCATCAGCCGCTCCGCCGCGGTCAGCGTGGTGAACGTCGGCGGCCGCGTCCTGGTCCTCGGCACCACCGAGCAGGAGGTCCGCCTCCTCACCGAGCTCGACCCGGCCAGCCTGGAGCTGGACGACGACACCGACGCCCACGACGCCGACGAGGAATCGGACGAGCTGCTCCGCACCCTCGACCACCCGGCCCTGGCCGTGGTGCGCGACCGCCCGACCAGCATCGCCCTCGAGCTGCTCGCCCAGGAGCCGCAGGCCCTCGTCACCGAGCCCGCGGCCCAGCCCGTCGCTCCCGCGGCCCACGGCCGGCACGCCGCCCCGCGGCACGGCGGCGCTCGCCGCGCGGCCCCTCGCCCTTCTCGGGCGGCCCGGACGCCGCAGGCGAGCCGGACGGCGACCAAGGACACCCCGCTCGCGGGCTCGGTCCTCTCCCCCTCGACGTGGAAGCAGGCCTGGGGCGCGGCCACCGGTCGCGCCTCGTGA